One window of Chamaesiphon minutus PCC 6605 genomic DNA carries:
- a CDS encoding class I SAM-dependent methyltransferase, with protein MIEPATAIQEPDRSTQKAPHCRFCGTELRHTLVDLGMSPLCESFVSLDRLNRMEAFYPLHVRVCDRCFLVQLEAYVSPEHIFREYAYFSSYADSWLAQCKAYTDLVVDRFGLNETSQVVELASNDGYLLQYFIEKNIAVLGVEPATNIAKVAIAKGIPTLNEFFGQECARKLVTNGMQADLIAANNVLAHVPELNDFVAGIKILLAPQGIFTGEIQHLVELMAKNQFDTIYHEHFCYHTFTTLEKIFAVHGMTLFDVEQLPTHGGSLRIYACHADNSSQLVSDRAIALRESERAAGFTSIERYTNFEERVRETKRKILEFLIAAKRAGKTVVGYGAPGKGNTLLNYCGIRTDFLDYTVDRNPYKHGKFLPGTHIPIYPTSKIQETKPDYVLILPWNFKDEIMTQMSVIHDWGGKFVVPIPELTVYS; from the coding sequence ATGATTGAGCCAGCAACAGCGATACAGGAACCAGATCGTTCGACACAAAAGGCTCCTCACTGTCGATTTTGTGGGACTGAGTTGCGCCATACCTTAGTCGATTTGGGGATGTCACCACTATGCGAGAGCTTTGTGAGTCTCGATCGACTCAATCGGATGGAGGCATTTTATCCGCTACATGTGCGGGTCTGCGATCGCTGTTTTTTGGTGCAATTAGAAGCATATGTTAGCCCGGAGCATATCTTTAGGGAATATGCCTATTTTTCGTCTTATGCGGATTCGTGGTTGGCTCAGTGTAAAGCGTATACCGATCTGGTAGTCGATCGATTCGGTTTGAATGAAACCAGTCAGGTAGTCGAACTTGCCAGCAATGATGGCTATCTCCTGCAATACTTTATCGAGAAAAATATCGCGGTGTTAGGTGTCGAACCAGCGACGAATATTGCCAAAGTAGCGATTGCGAAAGGTATTCCTACCCTCAATGAATTCTTTGGGCAGGAGTGCGCTCGTAAATTAGTTACTAACGGAATGCAGGCAGATCTGATCGCCGCCAATAATGTGTTGGCGCATGTGCCAGAGTTGAATGACTTTGTCGCAGGCATTAAGATCTTGCTCGCGCCCCAAGGTATCTTCACTGGCGAGATTCAACATCTGGTCGAATTGATGGCAAAGAATCAATTCGATACAATTTACCACGAACACTTTTGCTACCATACCTTCACTACTCTGGAAAAAATCTTTGCAGTGCATGGGATGACTCTGTTTGATGTAGAGCAGTTACCTACTCATGGTGGCTCGTTACGAATCTATGCTTGCCATGCCGATAACTCATCGCAACTCGTAAGCGATCGCGCCATCGCGCTCAGGGAGAGCGAGCGAGCGGCTGGGTTTACGTCGATCGAGCGGTACACCAACTTTGAAGAACGGGTACGCGAAACCAAGCGCAAGATCCTCGAATTTCTAATCGCCGCCAAGCGAGCGGGTAAGACTGTGGTGGGTTATGGCGCACCAGGCAAAGGGAACACATTGCTCAATTACTGCGGCATTCGCACTGATTTTCTGGACTACACGGTCGATCGTAACCCTTATAAACACGGGAAATTCTTGCCTGGAACCCATATTCCCATCTACCCAACTAGCAAAATTCAGGAAACGAAACCCGATTACGTCCTGATCCTGCCTTGGAACTTCAAAGATGAAATTATGACCCAAATGAGTGTTATCCACGACTGGGGCGGTAAATTTGTCGTACCAATCCCTGAATTAACCGTTTATTCCTAA
- a CDS encoding glucose-1-phosphate cytidylyltransferase, with translation MKVVLFCGGLGTRLREYSETIPKPMVEIGYRPIIWHLMRYYAHFGHKDFILCLGYRGDYIRNYFINYNECLSNDFVLSQGGRNIQLYNNDIEDWTITFVDTGLNTNIGQRLVAVKSYLQDDNVFLANYADGLSDLDLNLYLDRFYKQDKIASFLCVQPSQSFHVVSVDNDSLVQSIEPATDANLWINGGFFALKKEIFDYIKPGEELVIEPFQRLIDRKQLIGYRNPGFWACMDTLKEKITFDEMYAKGEMPWNVWNTSDKIHSHQILKGGVPGFRHEKLAMGVGEKDPQTESYT, from the coding sequence ATGAAAGTCGTTCTATTTTGCGGTGGACTAGGAACTCGATTGAGAGAGTATTCTGAGACAATTCCCAAACCGATGGTGGAAATTGGTTATCGACCGATTATCTGGCATTTGATGCGCTATTATGCCCACTTTGGTCACAAGGATTTTATTCTTTGCTTAGGCTATCGGGGCGATTATATTAGAAACTATTTTATCAACTACAATGAGTGCTTGTCTAATGATTTCGTGCTTTCTCAAGGTGGCCGAAACATTCAATTATATAATAATGACATCGAAGATTGGACGATTACTTTTGTCGATACTGGATTAAACACAAATATCGGGCAAAGACTAGTTGCGGTCAAAAGTTATCTCCAAGATGATAATGTTTTCCTGGCTAATTATGCTGATGGACTCAGCGATCTCGACCTGAATCTCTATCTCGATCGCTTCTACAAACAGGATAAAATTGCTAGTTTCTTGTGCGTTCAACCATCCCAATCTTTTCATGTTGTATCGGTAGATAATGATTCTCTCGTCCAGAGCATCGAGCCAGCGACAGATGCCAATCTTTGGATTAACGGTGGTTTCTTTGCCTTGAAAAAAGAGATATTTGATTATATTAAACCTGGTGAAGAATTAGTAATCGAACCTTTTCAGCGGCTCATCGATCGCAAACAACTGATCGGTTATCGAAATCCTGGTTTCTGGGCTTGTATGGATACACTCAAAGAAAAAATTACATTTGACGAAATGTATGCCAAAGGGGAAATGCCCTGGAATGTTTGGAATACTTCAGATAAGATCCACTCACATCAAATATTAAAAGGTGGCGTTCCTGGATTCAGGCATGAAAAGCTAGCGATGGGAGTGGGAGAAAAAGATCCACAAACAGAAAGTTATACCTAA
- a CDS encoding DUF4910 domain-containing protein, which translates to MYELISKLYPICRSITGDGVRKTLHILQQFIPLELHEVPTGTAVFDWAVPKEWNINDAYVIDPQGQKVIDFQKSNLHVLNYSIPIDTKMPLSELKEHLFSLPDRPDWIPYRTSYYQENWGFCLSHNALEQLQDGEYKVYINSSLAPGSLTYGEYYLPGATSDEILFSCHICHPSLCNDNLSGIGLATFLAKHLEENPHRYSYRFLFVPGTIGSITWLSLNCDRVDRIKHGLVISGVGDPGRLTYKKSRRGDAEIDRAVAHILQHSGREYAIEDFFPYGYDERQYCSPGFNLPVGSLTRTPFNRYPEYHTSADNLDFIQQTALADSLEQYLAVIDILENNYTYLNTNPHCEPQLGKRGLYGNFGGKKSTKTREMAMLWVLNLADGGNSLLEIADRANLPFSVLHEAAVDLVASGLLSEIKPTLTK; encoded by the coding sequence ATGTATGAATTAATTTCTAAACTATATCCAATTTGCCGCAGTATTACAGGTGATGGCGTCCGCAAAACATTACATATTCTCCAGCAATTTATCCCATTAGAACTGCATGAGGTACCAACAGGTACCGCCGTATTTGATTGGGCTGTGCCCAAAGAGTGGAATATTAATGATGCCTATGTCATCGATCCTCAAGGGCAAAAAGTAATTGACTTTCAAAAGTCAAATTTACATGTGCTTAATTACAGCATTCCGATCGATACCAAGATGCCGCTGAGTGAATTGAAAGAGCATCTATTTTCCCTGCCAGATCGACCGGATTGGATTCCCTACCGGACTTCTTACTATCAAGAAAACTGGGGATTCTGTTTGAGCCACAATGCACTGGAGCAATTACAAGATGGCGAATATAAGGTGTATATTAATTCCTCCCTAGCACCTGGCTCTCTCACTTATGGAGAGTATTATCTGCCAGGAGCAACCAGCGATGAAATCTTATTTTCCTGCCACATCTGCCATCCATCTTTGTGTAATGACAACCTATCAGGTATAGGATTGGCAACATTTTTAGCAAAACATCTTGAGGAAAACCCACACCGCTATTCCTATCGATTTTTATTTGTTCCTGGCACGATCGGCTCGATTACCTGGTTGAGTTTAAATTGCGATCGAGTCGATCGAATCAAACATGGTTTGGTCATATCTGGTGTGGGCGATCCGGGACGATTAACTTATAAAAAAAGTCGTCGTGGCGATGCCGAAATCGATCGAGCCGTTGCCCATATCTTACAACATTCGGGACGAGAATACGCGATCGAAGATTTTTTCCCCTATGGCTATGACGAACGCCAGTATTGTTCGCCAGGATTTAACTTACCAGTCGGTAGCCTGACGAGAACGCCATTCAATCGTTATCCCGAATACCATACCTCAGCCGATAATCTCGATTTTATTCAGCAGACAGCTTTAGCTGATTCGTTAGAACAATATCTCGCTGTTATCGACATTTTGGAAAACAATTACACTTATCTCAATACCAATCCCCACTGCGAACCCCAACTGGGTAAACGGGGACTGTATGGCAACTTTGGGGGCAAGAAAAGTACCAAGACTAGGGAAATGGCGATGCTGTGGGTGCTTAATTTAGCCGATGGGGGCAACTCGCTATTAGAAATTGCCGATCGTGCTAATCTGCCATTTTCTGTGCTTCACGAAGCTGCTGTCGATTTAGTCGCGAGCGGACTATTATCAGAAATCAAACCAACCCTAACTAAGTAG